One window from the genome of Fibrobacterota bacterium encodes:
- a CDS encoding phage holin family protein, translated as MAFMDTHPDTSIFQLLREMKDDIADLIRKEIALAKREAVSKARDLGKSAALFGAAIGIALFSVFYMCLFLDHLLTMGLIALGLSALMAAWIGPLILGALLGIGALVLLLGGFRSLKHADPKPGSWRTVRSFRALRGQPGARPEEKGRAMGNSVSKRNSSPAGKG; from the coding sequence ATGGCATTCATGGATACGCATCCGGATACCTCGATATTCCAATTGCTCCGCGAAATGAAGGATGACATCGCCGATCTCATCCGCAAGGAAATCGCCTTGGCCAAGCGCGAAGCCGTCTCCAAGGCGCGCGATCTCGGCAAAAGCGCTGCCTTGTTCGGCGCCGCCATCGGTATCGCCCTTTTCTCGGTCTTCTACATGTGCCTATTCCTCGATCATTTGCTCACGATGGGGCTGATCGCGCTAGGCCTTTCAGCGCTTATGGCCGCTTGGATCGGCCCGCTGATCCTGGGGGCCTTGCTCGGCATCGGCGCGTTGGTGTTGCTCTTGGGCGGATTCCGATCCCTCAAGCATGCCGATCCGAAACCCGGGTCCTGGCGGACGGTCCGTTCTTTCCGCGCCCTACGGGGGCAGCCCGGCGCGCGACCGGAGGAGAAGGGTCGCGCCATGGGGAATTCCGTTTCCAAAAGGAATAGTAGTCCCGCGGGGAAAGGATAA
- a CDS encoding inositol monophosphatase family protein, protein MGAYRDEMELALMMAAEAGKIILPHFRDAASLRVETKADNSPVTIADRSAEEALRKLMEAHTPGYGIIGEEFGSSAGRTDREWVIDPIDGTKAFIHGVPLFGTLLALLEKGRPVVGVISLPALGQVLYATAGGGCFLDGKPCRVSSVDRVEDSLLLDGSTTTMERLGHGPAWASLRNRAKLHRGWGDCYGHMLVACGRAEAMFDPIVSIWDVAPMAVILPEAGGRFSALSGKASITENSGISSNGNIHEEILRGLGHVPA, encoded by the coding sequence ATGGGCGCATATCGCGATGAGATGGAGTTGGCATTGATGATGGCTGCCGAAGCGGGAAAGATCATCCTCCCGCATTTCCGCGACGCCGCATCGCTGCGCGTCGAGACGAAGGCCGATAACAGCCCCGTCACCATCGCGGACCGCTCCGCCGAAGAGGCGCTCCGCAAGCTGATGGAAGCGCACACTCCGGGGTATGGCATAATCGGCGAAGAGTTCGGGTCGTCGGCGGGCCGTACCGACCGCGAATGGGTCATCGATCCCATCGATGGGACCAAGGCCTTTATCCACGGCGTTCCCTTGTTCGGTACCCTGCTGGCTCTGCTCGAGAAGGGCCGGCCGGTGGTCGGAGTCATTTCCCTGCCCGCCCTTGGCCAGGTCCTTTACGCCACTGCCGGCGGGGGCTGTTTCCTGGACGGAAAACCTTGCCGCGTTTCTTCCGTCGATCGCGTTGAAGACTCCCTCCTTTTGGACGGGAGCACGACGACGATGGAACGCCTGGGTCATGGGCCCGCTTGGGCCTCGCTACGAAACCGCGCCAAGCTTCACCGGGGGTGGGGGGATTGCTATGGGCACATGCTGGTCGCCTGCGGCAGGGCCGAAGCCATGTTCGACCCGATCGTTTCGATATGGGATGTGGCCCCGATGGCGGTGATCCTGCCGGAGGCGGGGGGAAGATTTTCCGCCTTATCGGGAAAGGCGTCGATTACGGAAAACTCAGGGATATCTTCCAACGGCAATATCCACGAAGAAATCCTGCGCGGCTTGGGGCATGTACCGGCTTGA